The following nucleotide sequence is from Opitutia bacterium.
GCCAGTCTCCGCCGGCGCCAACCACGACGCCCACTTCCTGGATTCCTGATTCATGAGCGCCACCCAAACCACCCGCACGGTCCAGTCGGTCAACGAGGGCAAATACCTCACCGTCCAACTCGCCGCCGAGGCCTACGGCATCGCGGTGCTCAAGGTCCGCGAGATCATCCGCATGCAGAAAATCACTCCGGTCCCCCAGATGCCGGAGTTCGTC
It contains:
- a CDS encoding chemotaxis protein CheW, which translates into the protein MSATQTTRTVQSVNEGKYLTVQLAAEAYGIAVLKVREIIRMQKITPVPQMPEFV